Part of the Pseudobdellovibrionaceae bacterium genome is shown below.
CCTCTCAATGTTTAAAAGCAGACCCAGAGCAAGGCAAGTGGAAACTAGCGAGCTTCCTCCATAGCTGAGAAAGGGCAAAGACAGCCCCTTGGGAGGCAAAAGACCCATAACCACACCCACATTGACAAACACTGTCACTCCCAAAGTTAAGGTGAGGCCCAGTGCCAGAGCCTGGTCGAACCGAGAGTGACCACGCACTGTGATTTGCAGTCCTCGAAAGATCAAAAATCCATACAGCAACAAGACAAACACCACACCCAGAAAACCCATCTCCTCGCCCAAAACCGCAAATGTAAAATCATTGTGCGCCTCAGGAAGAAAGAATAACTTTCCCTGTCCCTGTCCAAGCCCCACTCCCCAAAGGCCACCAGAAGAAAAACTAAGCATACTTTGAATGGCCTGAAAACCTTTTGCCTCTGGGTCGGCCCAAGGATCAATAAAAGATTTTATTCGGGCATAGCGATAGGGAACATTCAAGACAAGAAAATAAAAGGCTGGGACGGCCGCCACCAAAGCTGCCAATATGTAACGCCACTTAAGACCATAGGCAAACAACACAAAGAAAGACACCATAGCACAAATGGCAAAGGTTCCAAAATCGGGTTGCCGCAACAACATCGCAAGCGGAGTCAACACAATCAATGCCCTGATCGCCCACCTTCGCCACGACACTTGATATCCTCGAGCAATGATAACAGCCATGACTATGGGCAAACTGATCTTCAATAACTCACCAGGTTCAAACCGCTGACCTAGAGGCAGTTTTAACCATCGCATTGCACCTCCAGCCTTAATCCCCAAGCCCGGCACAAAAGTGGCAGCAATTCCTAGACCGGCGATCACCCACAACAGCACACCCCACCTCTCAACAAAGCGCCAGGGAGCATTTGCAAAGGCCAACATTCCGGCAAATCCTAGTGCGGAAAAGACCAATTGCCGTTTAAAAAAATAATGCCCGTCACCGTAGGACTCTATGGCAAATATAAAGCTCGACGAATAAACCTGTACTAGACCTAAGCCCAAAAGAAATAAGACAACAAAAAGCACACCGCGATCAAGCTGCAACTTCATAATAGAAACTGACTCCCCCGATGCGACACAAGGTCGATCCCGTATAGGATACCTTTACGCATCCCCAAT
Proteins encoded:
- the ftsW gene encoding putative lipid II flippase FtsW is translated as MKLQLDRGVLFVVLFLLGLGLVQVYSSSFIFAIESYGDGHYFFKRQLVFSALGFAGMLAFANAPWRFVERWGVLLWVIAGLGIAATFVPGLGIKAGGAMRWLKLPLGQRFEPGELLKISLPIVMAVIIARGYQVSWRRWAIRALIVLTPLAMLLRQPDFGTFAICAMVSFFVLFAYGLKWRYILAALVAAVPAFYFLVLNVPYRYARIKSFIDPWADPEAKGFQAIQSMLSFSSGGLWGVGLGQGQGKLFFLPEAHNDFTFAVLGEEMGFLGVVFVLLLYGFLIFRGLQITVRGHSRFDQALALGLTLTLGVTVFVNVGVVMGLLPPKGLSLPFLSYGGSSLVSTCLALGLLLNIERQTRAKPKKSFSGLKI